A single region of the Streptomyces virginiae genome encodes:
- a CDS encoding putative PEP-binding protein, giving the protein MYSSGSTTLGVDRDSEALARVFDETDPAVTRSIETLVPRAQSVGRTVGLCGRRPSDDPAFTEFLVKTGIDSISVAPDSFAVVKQHVAAAELARYGEGRTAPSGTRWPQAEQPSPSRQ; this is encoded by the coding sequence GTGTACTCATCGGGGTCGACCACCCTGGGCGTCGACCGCGACTCCGAAGCCCTCGCCCGCGTCTTCGACGAGACCGACCCGGCCGTCACCCGCAGCATCGAGACCCTCGTCCCGCGCGCCCAGTCCGTCGGCCGCACGGTCGGCCTGTGCGGCCGGCGACCCAGCGACGACCCCGCCTTCACCGAGTTCCTGGTCAAGACCGGTATCGACTCCATCTCCGTCGCCCCGGACAGCTTCGCGGTGGTCAAGCAGCACGTGGCCGCCGCCGAACTGGCCCGGTACGGGGAGGGCCGAACGGCCCCATCCGGGACCCGATGGCCCCAAGCGGAGCAGCCGTCCCCCTCGCGACAGTGA
- a CDS encoding Hsp20/alpha crystallin family protein: MPGTHPERRRSPFPDVFPGMDPDKDIQITVEGDTLTVSAEHTESKEEKDHSEFRYGSSQRAVRVPLPAAPEKSRRSIPVKRTTADGKGESS, from the coding sequence ATGCCAGGAACGCACCCAGAGCGCAGGCGCAGCCCGTTCCCCGACGTGTTTCCCGGGATGGACCCCGACAAGGACATCCAGATCACGGTCGAGGGGGACACCCTCACCGTCAGCGCCGAACACACCGAGAGCAAGGAGGAGAAGGATCACTCGGAGTTCCGCTACGGCTCCTCGCAGAGGGCCGTGCGCGTGCCGCTGCCGGCCGCGCCCGAGAAGTCCAGGCGCAGCATCCCCGTCAAGCGCACCACAGCAGATGGCAAGGGAGAGTCGTCATGA
- a CDS encoding flavodoxin domain-containing protein, whose amino-acid sequence MTSKRVLVAYGTKHGATAGIASEIGRTLREDGLDAVVVPADDVDDVRGYDAVVLGGALYAGHWSGKAKRCAERNEDLLKHRPVYLFSSGPVDSSAEQHDIAPVPAVAREMERLGAREHVTFGGSITSNTPGFIARAMVRAGKGGDFRNPERIRTWAHHISAELAAPR is encoded by the coding sequence ATGACTTCCAAGCGCGTCCTGGTCGCCTACGGCACCAAGCACGGTGCGACCGCCGGCATCGCGTCCGAGATCGGCAGGACCCTGCGTGAGGACGGCCTCGACGCCGTCGTGGTCCCCGCCGACGACGTGGACGACGTACGCGGCTACGACGCCGTGGTGCTCGGAGGCGCCCTGTACGCCGGGCACTGGAGCGGCAAGGCCAAGCGCTGCGCCGAACGCAACGAGGACCTCCTCAAGCACCGCCCGGTCTACCTGTTCAGCAGCGGCCCCGTCGACAGTTCCGCCGAGCAGCACGACATCGCGCCGGTCCCGGCGGTGGCCCGGGAGATGGAGCGCCTCGGCGCACGCGAGCACGTCACTTTCGGCGGCAGCATCACCTCCAATACGCCCGGGTTCATCGCCCGAGCCATGGTCCGTGCCGGCAAGGGCGGGGACTTCCGCAATCCCGAGCGGATCCGGACGTGGGCCCACCACATCAGCGCCGAACTCGCCGCTCCCCGCTGA
- a CDS encoding Rv1733c family protein has translation MSEAVTPGDGPPRSRPARAGRVRRLFGGRPNELCRPVDRTRRRWNVVFVLSFLSALLCGVVVTTAVWDSESRTAREAAGHRHRIEATTVGSAERGVSNRSGGTSRVVAPAVWEYPAAHQHADTISVPFGTPADRAVAIWVDDAGREAKAPSSEAQRALTAAAAGAGAFGLLALASGAVIRLRLHLVETRSLSRWEHEWEAVEPRWSGRMRREQGSGDD, from the coding sequence ATGTCCGAGGCCGTCACGCCCGGAGACGGGCCCCCACGATCGCGTCCGGCGAGAGCCGGCCGGGTGCGCCGGCTGTTCGGCGGACGTCCGAACGAGCTGTGTCGGCCGGTCGACCGGACCCGGCGCCGCTGGAACGTCGTCTTCGTCCTGTCCTTCCTGAGCGCCCTGCTCTGCGGCGTCGTCGTCACGACGGCCGTCTGGGACTCCGAAAGCCGGACCGCCAGGGAGGCGGCTGGCCACCGGCACCGGATCGAGGCGACGACGGTCGGCTCCGCGGAGCGCGGGGTCTCCAACCGCTCCGGCGGCACCTCGCGGGTGGTCGCTCCAGCCGTCTGGGAGTACCCGGCCGCTCACCAGCACGCTGACACGATCTCCGTCCCGTTCGGCACTCCGGCAGACCGGGCGGTCGCGATCTGGGTCGATGACGCCGGCCGGGAAGCGAAGGCGCCTTCGTCCGAAGCTCAACGCGCGCTCACGGCGGCAGCGGCGGGAGCCGGAGCTTTCGGACTGCTCGCCCTTGCCTCGGGGGCAGTGATCCGTCTTCGCCTCCACCTCGTCGAGACCCGCAGCCTGTCCCGGTGGGAGCACGAGTGGGAGGCCGTGGAGCCGCGCTGGTCCGGCAGGATGCGGCGCGAGCAGGGGTCCGGCGATGACTGA
- a CDS encoding cation-translocating P-type ATPase yields MTEAATRPPSPAGGLPPSPDPLEPLPLLRRELGTGPSGLSAREAARRLAVYGPNEVRRKARTSLGRELVRQLVHPLALLLWAAAALAFVAGIPVLGWAIIAVVLVNAAFALVQERQAEQAVETLAKYLPEHALVIRDGRPSAVEARELVPGDLVVLEEGAKVPADARLTEGGIEVDLSMLTGESTPAERIAGPGLVGAPLLQEPNLVFSGTVCTGGQAQAIVFATGDHTELGRIAALSQRTRRDPSPLEQQVKKVAWLIAAVAVAMGGVFLAAGVAVGLPLTDTLMFAIGLLVANVPEGLLPTITLALAVGVRVLARQGAVIKRLSAVETLGSTNVICTDKTGTLTQNRMRLQAVWTPEHGREPGPWDGELLRTGALCTTVTRGEGGELHGDPTEMALVEGAAGHAAPVDLDGRDTGRRALFRFDPRLRLMSVVQADGLQGLRVIVKGAPETVLQTLEGSSQSAAAAAEELAHEGMRVLAVAVRTLPAGAEVPSRRQDAETGLRLLGLVGLYDPPRPEVAAAVRRCHEAGLRVHIVTGDNGATAAAVAREVGIGLPRLQVVAQSESVGDHELDALLAPSDAEVVFARSSPETKLKVADALRAHGQIVAMTGDGVNDAPALHRAHIGVAMGLSGTDVAREASTMVLTDDNFATIVTAIESGRRVYDNVRKFIVYIFAHLTPEVVPFLVFALSAGTVPLPLTVLQILAIDLGTETLPALALGRERAEPGTMSRPPRPSSQGVISRDMLIRSWGYLGTVSAVLVMGAFFYVLWRAGWHPGDPTGTGSPLHHAYVTATTATFAGIVTCQVGTAFAARTDHAALRDIGLFTNPLLLAGIAFELVFTAALVYAPPLQGLFGTAALPLDVVALIATFPVIVWGTDELRRWVRRTHRHTTP; encoded by the coding sequence ATGACTGAGGCAGCCACCCGGCCCCCGTCCCCTGCGGGCGGGCTGCCCCCGAGCCCTGACCCTCTGGAACCGTTGCCGCTCCTGAGGCGCGAACTCGGCACCGGGCCGAGTGGGCTCTCCGCACGCGAGGCGGCCCGCCGCCTTGCCGTCTACGGCCCGAACGAGGTCCGCCGCAAGGCGCGTACGTCACTGGGACGTGAACTCGTACGGCAACTGGTCCACCCCTTGGCTCTGCTGCTCTGGGCGGCCGCCGCGCTGGCGTTCGTCGCCGGCATTCCCGTGCTCGGATGGGCGATCATCGCCGTGGTTCTCGTCAACGCGGCGTTCGCGCTCGTCCAGGAGCGGCAGGCCGAGCAGGCGGTGGAGACTCTCGCGAAGTACCTGCCCGAGCACGCCCTGGTGATCCGCGACGGCCGGCCCTCGGCGGTGGAGGCAAGAGAACTGGTGCCGGGCGACCTGGTCGTTCTGGAAGAGGGTGCCAAGGTTCCCGCCGACGCACGGCTGACCGAGGGAGGCATCGAGGTCGACCTGTCGATGCTGACGGGGGAGTCCACCCCCGCCGAACGCATCGCCGGCCCCGGACTCGTCGGAGCACCGCTGCTACAGGAACCCAACCTCGTGTTCAGCGGCACCGTCTGCACCGGGGGCCAGGCACAGGCGATCGTGTTCGCCACCGGAGACCACACGGAACTCGGCCGCATCGCCGCACTGAGTCAGCGCACCCGCCGCGACCCAAGCCCCCTGGAACAGCAGGTCAAGAAGGTCGCCTGGCTCATCGCCGCCGTAGCGGTCGCCATGGGCGGCGTGTTCCTGGCGGCCGGAGTCGCCGTGGGCCTGCCGCTGACGGACACCCTCATGTTCGCGATCGGGCTCCTCGTCGCCAACGTCCCCGAAGGCCTGCTGCCGACCATCACCCTCGCGCTCGCCGTCGGCGTACGCGTCCTCGCCCGCCAAGGAGCGGTGATCAAACGCCTGAGCGCCGTCGAAACCCTCGGCTCCACCAACGTCATCTGCACCGACAAGACCGGAACCCTCACCCAGAACCGCATGCGACTCCAAGCCGTATGGACGCCGGAGCACGGAAGGGAGCCCGGCCCCTGGGACGGAGAACTGCTGCGAACCGGCGCGCTGTGCACGACGGTCACCCGCGGTGAGGGAGGCGAACTTCACGGCGACCCGACGGAAATGGCTCTGGTGGAAGGTGCCGCTGGCCACGCCGCTCCCGTCGACCTCGACGGCCGTGACACCGGGCGCCGAGCCCTCTTCCGCTTCGACCCCCGGCTGCGTCTGATGTCCGTCGTCCAAGCCGATGGCTTGCAGGGTCTGCGCGTCATCGTCAAGGGCGCGCCGGAGACGGTGCTGCAAACCCTGGAAGGCAGTTCGCAGTCCGCGGCCGCTGCGGCGGAGGAACTCGCCCACGAAGGCATGCGCGTCCTGGCGGTCGCCGTCCGAACACTGCCGGCCGGTGCCGAGGTGCCGAGTCGCCGCCAGGACGCGGAGACCGGGCTGCGCCTGCTCGGGCTCGTCGGCCTGTACGACCCACCGCGTCCCGAAGTCGCCGCTGCTGTCCGGCGCTGCCACGAGGCAGGGCTCCGCGTGCACATCGTGACCGGTGACAACGGCGCCACCGCCGCGGCCGTCGCACGCGAAGTCGGCATAGGCCTACCTCGTCTGCAGGTGGTGGCACAGTCCGAGTCGGTCGGCGACCACGAACTCGACGCACTCCTCGCACCGTCGGACGCCGAAGTCGTCTTCGCCCGCTCCTCACCGGAGACCAAGCTGAAGGTGGCCGACGCCCTGCGCGCCCACGGGCAGATCGTCGCCATGACCGGTGACGGGGTCAATGACGCCCCCGCCCTGCACCGGGCCCACATCGGAGTGGCGATGGGACTCTCCGGCACGGACGTGGCCCGGGAGGCGTCGACCATGGTGCTGACCGACGACAACTTCGCCACCATCGTCACCGCGATCGAATCGGGCCGCCGCGTCTACGACAACGTCCGCAAGTTCATCGTCTACATCTTCGCCCACCTCACTCCCGAGGTCGTGCCCTTCCTGGTCTTCGCGCTGTCGGCCGGCACGGTCCCACTTCCGCTGACCGTCCTGCAGATCCTCGCCATCGACCTCGGCACCGAGACCCTCCCCGCCCTCGCTCTCGGCCGCGAACGAGCCGAGCCGGGCACCATGAGCCGCCCTCCCCGCCCGAGCTCGCAAGGAGTCATCTCCCGAGACATGCTCATCCGTAGCTGGGGCTACCTCGGTACCGTCTCCGCGGTCCTGGTCATGGGCGCGTTCTTCTACGTACTGTGGCGCGCGGGCTGGCACCCGGGCGACCCCACCGGCACGGGCAGCCCCCTGCACCACGCGTACGTCACCGCGACCACGGCCACGTTCGCAGGCATCGTCACCTGCCAGGTCGGCACCGCCTTCGCCGCCCGCACCGACCATGCGGCCCTGCGCGACATCGGTCTGTTCACCAACCCCCTGCTCCTGGCGGGCATCGCCTTCGAGCTCGTTTTCACGGCAGCCCTCGTTTACGCGCCGCCCCTGCAGGGCCTGTTCGGTACCGCCGCCCTGCCGCTGGACGTCGTCGCCCTCATCGCGACCTTCCCCGTCATCGTCTGGGGCACCGACGAACTGCGGCGATGGGTCCGGCGCACTCACCGGCACACGACGCCCTGA
- a CDS encoding DUF1876 domain-containing protein: MSHIAEWKVRLHLFEEDHTTKARLELDTGTNKLTGHGTARCAPQDTDVPEIGDELAVARAMEDLALQMKRAAYGDMRPASAPSLPESLKPYPGWLDTGA; this comes from the coding sequence ATGTCACATATTGCTGAATGGAAGGTCCGTCTCCACCTCTTCGAGGAGGACCATACGACCAAGGCCCGCCTGGAACTGGACACCGGCACGAACAAGCTCACCGGCCACGGCACCGCCCGCTGCGCACCCCAGGACACCGACGTCCCGGAGATCGGCGACGAGCTCGCGGTCGCTCGCGCCATGGAGGATCTCGCCCTCCAGATGAAGCGAGCCGCCTACGGTGACATGCGGCCCGCCAGTGCCCCGTCTCTCCCGGAGTCCCTCAAGCCGTACCCCGGGTGGCTGGATACCGGAGCGTGA
- a CDS encoding universal stress protein: protein MKNSVSGSELGSVIVGVDGSEPARQAALWAAAEAERRGRPLHIVYGADTDGRALYVSAETIERVRVAGRELLDETAAAVNEQHPGLGATTEFSRGDPVAGLHRAAGLRGTIVVGNRGLGGFNSLMLGSVGLKVAAGAKTPVIIVRGTDGGAESGTVLAGVRDEHDLDCVRHAAREAELRKAELRLLHVWNVLQSVGSVVTMMDDVTEIADEYVRHLTAVTEQIRQEFPDLTVRADAEKSVSVAGVLVEASRHADLLVMGGRRASAYLGPTLGRHTHSLVHHSHCPVLLVPRHTDEHGDES, encoded by the coding sequence ATGAAGAACAGCGTCAGCGGTTCGGAACTCGGCTCCGTCATCGTCGGCGTCGACGGCTCCGAGCCCGCCCGTCAGGCCGCCCTCTGGGCAGCGGCAGAGGCCGAGCGTCGCGGGCGTCCGCTGCACATCGTGTACGGCGCCGACACGGACGGCCGGGCCCTCTACGTGTCGGCGGAGACCATCGAGCGCGTCCGTGTCGCCGGCCGCGAACTGCTCGACGAAACTGCCGCCGCGGTCAATGAACAGCACCCCGGCCTGGGCGCCACCACAGAGTTCAGTCGTGGCGACCCGGTGGCCGGCCTGCACCGGGCGGCCGGCCTTCGCGGCACCATCGTGGTCGGCAACCGGGGTCTGGGCGGATTCAACTCGCTCATGCTCGGATCCGTCGGCCTGAAGGTCGCGGCAGGAGCGAAGACGCCCGTCATCATCGTCAGAGGAACCGACGGCGGCGCCGAGAGCGGGACGGTGCTCGCCGGGGTCCGTGACGAGCACGACCTGGACTGCGTCCGTCACGCGGCGCGCGAGGCCGAGCTCCGCAAGGCCGAGCTGCGGCTGCTCCACGTGTGGAACGTGCTCCAGTCCGTAGGCAGCGTGGTGACCATGATGGACGACGTCACGGAGATCGCCGACGAGTACGTCCGGCACCTGACCGCGGTGACCGAGCAGATCCGCCAGGAGTTCCCGGACCTCACCGTGCGGGCGGACGCCGAGAAGAGCGTGTCCGTCGCCGGTGTCCTGGTCGAGGCTTCCCGACACGCCGACCTGCTGGTCATGGGCGGACGGCGGGCCTCCGCATACCTGGGACCCACCCTCGGGCGGCACACCCACAGCCTCGTGCACCACTCCCACTGCCCCGTGCTGCTCGTCCCGCGCCACACGGACGAGCACGGAGACGAATCGTGA
- a CDS encoding universal stress protein: MAAAERREIVVGIDPARDWHLPLAWASDEAHRRGTGLRLVVTVPPPHHARHVDDTPRTTALRQAGSEALAAGTDWARERHPGAAVATDLIEGFPVPAIGRLSHQARMLVLGSRHLSRTAEHFSAGSTVVPVTAQAHCPVVVVGNPEHITQQPPYLVVGIDGSESSKAALALAFEEADLRGAALRAIAVWQPPVFLLHDEEVALQAQRRMLSEATAGWSQKYPDVVLSHEIPIGHPVEELAEAAEHALAVVVGRRGRGGYSGMRLGSVVHGLLHRAFCPVITVPAE, translated from the coding sequence ATGGCCGCCGCCGAACGCCGCGAGATCGTCGTCGGTATCGACCCGGCCAGGGACTGGCACCTACCCCTGGCCTGGGCGTCGGACGAGGCCCACCGCCGTGGGACCGGGCTCCGACTCGTCGTGACCGTGCCTCCTCCGCACCACGCACGGCACGTCGACGACACCCCTCGCACCACTGCCCTGCGCCAGGCGGGCTCGGAAGCCCTCGCGGCCGGTACCGACTGGGCGAGGGAACGACACCCGGGGGCCGCCGTGGCCACGGACCTGATCGAAGGATTCCCCGTCCCCGCCATAGGCCGCCTCTCCCACCAGGCCCGCATGCTCGTACTCGGATCCCGCCACCTGAGCCGGACCGCGGAGCACTTCAGCGCCGGCTCCACGGTGGTCCCGGTCACGGCCCAGGCGCACTGCCCGGTCGTCGTGGTCGGAAACCCCGAACACATCACCCAGCAGCCGCCCTACCTGGTCGTGGGCATCGACGGCAGCGAGTCCTCGAAGGCGGCGCTCGCGCTGGCCTTCGAGGAAGCCGACCTGCGCGGCGCCGCGCTGCGCGCCATCGCGGTATGGCAGCCGCCGGTCTTCCTCCTCCACGACGAGGAGGTCGCACTGCAGGCCCAGCGGCGGATGCTGTCCGAGGCCACGGCCGGCTGGTCGCAGAAATATCCGGACGTGGTGCTCTCCCACGAGATCCCGATCGGACATCCGGTCGAGGAGCTCGCGGAGGCCGCCGAACACGCCCTGGCCGTGGTGGTGGGCCGCCGCGGACGCGGAGGCTACTCCGGCATGCGCCTGGGTTCCGTCGTCCACGGACTGCTGCACCGGGCGTTCTGCCCGGTGATCACGGTTCCTGCCGAATAG
- a CDS encoding cation-translocating P-type ATPase, translating to MAMPPATAQVPARTPDGLTDVEAERRLTEHGRNEIPPAPATPWYARVLAQLRDPLIMVLLGAVVLTIAIGDHADAVVIAVVIVVNTTVGVVQETRADHAVAALSAMSAPKARVLRGGAPREVPAAAVVPGDVLLLAEGDIVAADADVTEASALMIDESMLTGESVPVDKEDDSTVGAGTVVVRGRGVATVNATGPDSALGRIAALLDTKREPTPLQHRLASLGRILAIVTLALCLVVFGLGLVQGLPLGIMAVTAISLAVAAVPESLPAVVTLALALGARRMAARHALIRRLPAVETLGSVTVLATDKTGTLTEGRMVVQHVWTPRAAVDFFGVGYEPRGDVLVEGRQPTAAELGPVQELLTAASLCNDASLRPPQGEPPDEDRWSAVGDPMEAALLSAAVKAGCGEPELLRDIHPRTWEIPFDSGRKRMTTVHRLSSGGALVCLKGAPEVVLDAAVLADRRDLVAGARQQAAILASRGYRVLAVASAEHAEQPDTAETAEAGLRLLGLVAISDPPKPAAAATLAACHAAGITPVLITGDHPATARAIAVRVGLAGADSDDETVVNGPDLAAGRVADLTAARVFARTDPQQKLDIVDAWRARGAVTAMTGDGVNDGPALRRADIGVAMGQRGTEVARQAADLVLTDDDLSTVVAAVEEGRRVYDNIRRFLVYGLAGGAAEILVMLSGPLLGLPLPLRAGQILWINLLTHGLTGVAMGAEPVDPEAMHRPPRPPGQHILGAGAWQRLVVLAAVVTAACLTAGTVARAWGLPWQSVLFLSLLAAQLGVVLGLRTRLLTRENLFLPLSVLASALLGAAALYLPPLQSVLETAPLGWPGLALASAALVSGFTAARLARHAFRRS from the coding sequence ATGGCGATGCCCCCGGCCACCGCGCAGGTACCTGCCCGCACGCCCGACGGCCTCACCGACGTCGAGGCGGAACGCCGACTGACCGAGCACGGCCGCAACGAGATCCCGCCCGCCCCGGCGACACCCTGGTACGCCAGGGTGCTGGCCCAGCTGCGCGATCCGCTGATCATGGTGTTGCTGGGCGCGGTGGTCCTGACGATCGCGATCGGTGACCACGCCGACGCGGTGGTCATCGCCGTGGTGATCGTCGTCAACACGACCGTGGGCGTCGTGCAGGAGACCCGTGCCGACCACGCCGTGGCCGCTCTTTCCGCGATGTCGGCACCGAAGGCGCGGGTCCTGCGGGGCGGTGCTCCGCGCGAGGTCCCCGCCGCCGCCGTGGTGCCCGGCGATGTCCTGCTCCTCGCCGAGGGTGACATCGTGGCGGCCGACGCCGATGTCACCGAGGCGTCCGCCCTGATGATCGACGAATCCATGCTCACCGGGGAATCCGTCCCCGTGGACAAGGAGGACGATTCGACGGTGGGCGCGGGGACCGTGGTCGTGCGAGGCCGGGGTGTGGCGACGGTGAACGCCACCGGTCCCGACAGCGCGCTCGGCCGGATCGCCGCCCTCCTCGACACCAAGCGGGAGCCGACACCCCTGCAACACCGTCTCGCCTCGCTGGGGCGCATCCTGGCCATCGTGACCCTGGCCCTCTGCCTGGTGGTCTTCGGCCTCGGGCTCGTCCAGGGCCTGCCGCTCGGGATCATGGCGGTGACGGCGATCAGCCTCGCCGTCGCAGCGGTCCCGGAATCCCTGCCGGCCGTCGTGACCCTGGCCCTCGCACTGGGAGCCCGGCGCATGGCGGCCCGGCACGCCCTCATCCGCCGGCTCCCCGCCGTGGAGACCCTCGGCTCGGTCACCGTCCTCGCCACCGACAAGACCGGCACCCTCACCGAAGGCCGCATGGTCGTCCAGCACGTGTGGACGCCACGGGCCGCGGTCGACTTCTTCGGAGTGGGGTACGAACCGCGGGGAGACGTCCTGGTCGAGGGCAGGCAGCCGACGGCGGCCGAGCTCGGCCCCGTACAGGAGCTGCTGACGGCCGCGTCGCTCTGCAACGACGCCTCCCTGCGGCCGCCCCAGGGAGAGCCCCCGGACGAGGACCGGTGGTCCGCGGTCGGCGACCCCATGGAGGCCGCCCTCCTGTCGGCCGCCGTCAAGGCCGGGTGCGGCGAGCCGGAGCTTCTCAGGGACATCCACCCCAGGACGTGGGAGATCCCGTTCGACAGTGGACGCAAGCGCATGACGACAGTCCACCGCCTGTCGTCCGGCGGCGCCCTGGTGTGTCTGAAGGGCGCCCCGGAGGTGGTCTTGGACGCAGCTGTTCTCGCCGACCGCAGGGACCTCGTGGCCGGCGCCCGGCAGCAGGCGGCGATCCTGGCCTCCCGCGGATACCGGGTGCTCGCCGTGGCGTCCGCCGAACACGCCGAGCAACCGGACACCGCGGAGACGGCCGAGGCGGGGCTGAGGCTCTTGGGCCTGGTCGCCATCAGCGATCCGCCCAAGCCCGCTGCAGCGGCCACTCTCGCCGCTTGCCACGCGGCCGGCATCACCCCGGTCCTGATCACTGGAGACCACCCGGCCACGGCACGCGCGATCGCCGTCCGCGTGGGCCTGGCCGGCGCGGACAGCGATGACGAGACCGTGGTCAACGGCCCCGATCTGGCGGCAGGCCGGGTGGCCGACCTCACCGCCGCACGCGTCTTCGCCCGGACCGATCCGCAGCAGAAGCTCGACATCGTCGATGCCTGGCGGGCCCGGGGAGCCGTCACCGCCATGACCGGCGACGGCGTCAACGACGGCCCCGCCCTGCGCCGCGCCGACATCGGGGTAGCCATGGGACAGCGGGGCACAGAGGTCGCCCGCCAGGCTGCCGACCTCGTGCTGACCGACGACGACCTGTCGACCGTGGTTGCGGCCGTCGAGGAGGGCCGGCGGGTCTACGACAACATCCGTCGCTTCCTCGTCTACGGTCTGGCCGGCGGCGCCGCCGAGATCCTCGTCATGCTGAGCGGCCCCCTCCTCGGCCTTCCGCTCCCGCTCAGGGCGGGCCAGATCCTGTGGATCAACCTCCTGACCCACGGGCTGACCGGGGTGGCCATGGGCGCCGAACCGGTGGACCCGGAGGCGATGCACAGGCCCCCGAGGCCGCCCGGCCAGCACATCCTCGGCGCGGGCGCCTGGCAGCGCCTCGTGGTCCTCGCCGCAGTCGTCACAGCTGCCTGCCTCACTGCCGGGACGGTCGCACGGGCCTGGGGCCTGCCCTGGCAGAGCGTCCTCTTCCTGTCCCTGCTCGCTGCGCAGCTCGGCGTCGTGCTGGGCCTGCGAACCCGCTTGCTGACCCGGGAGAACCTCTTCCTGCCCCTGTCCGTCCTCGCGTCCGCCCTGCTCGGGGCGGCAGCGCTCTACCTTCCGCCGCTGCAGTCGGTTCTGGAGACCGCACCTCTTGGATGGCCGGGCCTTGCCCTGGCATCAGCCGCCCTCGTGAGCGGCTTCACGGCAGCCCGACTCGCACGACACGCATTCCGAAGGAGCTGA